Proteins from a genomic interval of Chloroflexota bacterium:
- a CDS encoding uroporphyrinogen decarboxylase family protein, with product MNGRERILAAFHGRQPDFVPFAPNIYQWFFVNHRQGTLPVEVADAMHPFDVLRQLGADILARWDAQGLTRAVYSDGEFTEEWSGETEWNQPMVTAFNTYPPRCTECRRTFRSPHGTLTNRWFFSDQAVADFETDHWWTSWDQYEAIRFMLEARDYVFDADKFDILVEQVADDGVFMVNLTEVPLKTLHWLAGAQNATYFLIDHPAEMQVLAQIQKEKVLDLLERIVDHPSAEIFITHDNLDTAFFPPYFYKTYCQDFFTEVAEIVHSRGKIFVSHACGRSRKLLPLVGQSRIDCLEGITPPPAGDVQLGEVREMVGYDNFTVNGGMDAARQEIGQDAEEQLHAYTSDLFESMGDKRHFIYASSCNTSPLTPWRNLMFLRDAARAYGQL from the coding sequence ATGAACGGACGAGAGCGAATCCTGGCAGCATTTCACGGCAGACAACCCGATTTTGTTCCCTTCGCACCCAATATCTATCAGTGGTTTTTTGTGAACCACCGGCAAGGTACACTGCCTGTTGAAGTGGCTGATGCCATGCATCCATTCGATGTGTTGCGCCAATTAGGTGCGGATATTCTGGCGCGATGGGACGCACAGGGGTTGACGAGAGCAGTTTACTCGGATGGTGAATTCACAGAGGAATGGTCAGGTGAGACCGAATGGAACCAGCCGATGGTGACCGCGTTCAATACATACCCTCCCCGCTGCACAGAATGCCGTCGCACCTTCAGGTCACCTCATGGCACGTTGACCAACAGATGGTTCTTTAGCGATCAGGCCGTCGCCGACTTCGAGACCGATCATTGGTGGACCAGCTGGGATCAGTACGAGGCTATCCGTTTCATGTTGGAGGCCAGGGACTATGTTTTCGACGCCGACAAGTTCGATATATTGGTGGAACAGGTGGCTGATGACGGTGTTTTCATGGTAAATCTCACCGAGGTGCCGCTGAAGACATTGCACTGGCTGGCAGGCGCTCAGAATGCCACCTATTTTCTGATAGACCATCCGGCAGAGATGCAAGTGCTTGCCCAAATCCAAAAAGAGAAAGTCCTGGATTTGCTGGAGCGTATCGTCGATCATCCAAGTGCAGAGATCTTCATAACCCACGACAACCTGGACACGGCCTTCTTCCCACCCTATTTCTACAAGACATATTGCCAGGACTTTTTTACTGAGGTGGCCGAGATCGTCCATAGTCGAGGAAAGATTTTTGTCTCTCATGCTTGTGGACGCTCGCGGAAGCTATTGCCGCTGGTGGGACAGTCCAGGATCGACTGCCTGGAAGGCATCACACCGCCGCCTGCTGGTGACGTGCAATTGGGCGAGGTGCGCGAGATGGTGGGCTACGACAACTTCACTGTCAACGGCGGCATGGATGCCGCGCGGCAGGAAATTGGGCAGGACGCGGAGGAACAGCTCCACGCCTATACTAGCGATCTGTTTGAGTCGATGGGCGACAAGCGGCATTTCATCTATGCATCAAGTTGCAACACCTCACCACTGACACCCTGGCGAAATCT